TATGCAGCTTCCCATTGCCACAACACATCCTTCGTGGTGGTGGCATTGAACCCGGCTGTTGCTTCGTCCATCCCTGCCCCATCCAGGGCCGCCTGAATGCCAAGGACCTGGTCGCCGACCAAGATGGCCGGAATGGGCGCGCCATTTTCGCCTGCATAGTTTAATAAAGTGAAATCTGTCATTGATGTTTTCCCCCGGTTTGGTCACGTTTCATTTTTTATATTTATCTATGTGCTTATATCATTCCAGGGAAGCGATGGGAAAGTGACGACACAAAATAAAGTAAAACCAAAGGCCCTTATGGCGTGGTCCAGCGGTAAGGACAGTGCCTATGCCCTGCATAGGGCACGGTTGGATGATCAAGTGGAGATCACAGGGCTTCTGACCACGGTCACGGATACCTACAATCGTGTGTCTATGCATGGGGTCCGTGAAGAAATTCTTGATCTACAGGCAAAGCGCGTGGGCCTGCCACTGACCAAGGTCCGTATTCCTGCACCGTGTCCCAATGACATTTATGAGCGCGCCATGGCGGATGCGCTGGCATTGCATCGCGAAAATGGCGTTACGGGTGTTATTTTTGGCGATTTGTTCCTTGAAGACCTGCGACAGTGGCGAGAAACGCGCCTGTTGGCGGTTGGGATGGGTGCAATTTTCCCGCTATGGACCTCAAATACCCCCGATCTTGCCCGGGAAATGATTGCTTCTGGCATGGAGGCCACAATTGCCTGCCTTGATCCCCGCGTTATGCCATTGGAATTTGCCGGTGCTACCTTTGATCATGCCCTTTTGGCGGCCCTGCCCCAAGGCGTTGATCCTTGTGGTGAAAATGGTGAATTTCATACCGTTGTTACCAATGGGCCGATGTTTTCGAATGAAATCAGCACACAAACCGGCGAAACGGTTGAACGGGATGGCTTCGTTTTCACAGATATTTTGCTGGCCTGAAAAGAACAATTATAAATCTAAGGGTTTTGACCCGGACAATGACATGATTTATAATAAAACCAACAGGTTTGAATAATAAATCGTGCATGATTTAACCCGCACGATAGCCCAAAAGGAGAAGACCCAATGAATTCAGTTCTAGATGATATGTCTGCGCGTTACGCCACAGATGAAATGAGGAAAGCTGCAGAGAAGCTACCTGAATTCATCGTTTCGGCTGATGGCCATGTCGATGAACCCGTCGACATGTTCGCTGAATTGCCAGCTGAGATCAGGGATGCCATTAAACGGCCCAAGATCATGCAGGATACCCGGCCCAAAGGTGGGATTGATCCCAAAGTTCGGATCACGGATATGGAACTTGATGGGCTTGCCGCCGAAGTGTTGTACCCAACCTTTACCCTTGGCCTGTTTTCTCAGGAACAACGGGAACAAGAAGCCGGTTTCCGGGTTTATAACGACTGGATTGCAGATTTCTGTAAAACGGCACCGGGTAAGTTATTTGCCATTCCTTGTCTGCCGACCTACGACATTGATGTTGCCATTGCTGAAATGCACCGCTGCAACGATATGGGGCTGCTTGGCGGCCTTATCTGGCAGGTGCCCCACCCCGATCTGCCGCTGACATCGCCGCATTATGAAAAGCTTTGGGCGGCTGCTGCTGAATTGGGCCAGCCAATCCATTTTCATATCTTGACCGGGTTCAATTATTTCCGCTTCAAACGCGAAGGTCTGGATCGTTTGCGCGGTTCTGTGAACACCAAAACCCACGATATTTTCACCACAGTTTACGACATGATCTTTTCCGGTGTTTTTGAACGTCACCCGAAACTGAAGACGGTGATTGTCGAAGGCGAAATTGGCTGGGCACCGTTTGTCTTCCAGCAGTGGGATTACTACTACATGCGTAATCTGAAGGAAGGCAACAAGGACTTCCAGATCAGCCGTCTGCCCAGTGAAATCTTCAAAGACAACATGCATCTGACGTTCATGGATGATTATGTTGGCGGACAGGCGCTCAATTATTGGGGTGACAAGAATTGCATGTGGTCCAGTGATTACCCCCATTCCAACATGACCTGGCCAAATTCCCGTGCCTTCATCGCCCGCCAGGTTGGCGATCTTGCGCCGGATAAACTGAAAAACGTGTTGAGCCAGAATTGCATCGATCTCTACGGGCTCGACATCAAACGCTAAGTCTCAAGCGTTCACATTAAACCCCGGCTGGCACGCTGTGCCGCCGGGGTTTTTTTATGGGTATAAACCCTGTTTAGCGCTGGGTACCACCGTCACCGGAGGCCATGTTAAAGGCTGGCCCAATGGCCGCACCTTCGGCAGCTATTTTAGGATCGATGCTTCCATCCCAGCCTTTGGCCAGAATACGGCGTCCATTGAACCCATCAGAATCATTGGATGCCAGCCACACAGCCGGTGGGCCCATAACGTCTGGGTCTATCAATTTTCGATCCCCATAATCTTCATAGATCATCCCCGTTAGCGTGGCACCGCCCGGCGACAGGCTGTTGCAGGTGACGTTCTTGCCAGAATTTTCCAGATCCCACGCCCAGCTTGCGGTTTCTGATTCGAGCGCTGCCTTGCTCAGCCCATAAGGCGAATTCCGCCCCTTGACCATGGTGTTTTCTGTGGCACCAATATTGATGATACGGCCATAACCCTGTTCCAGAAAATGCGGCGTGACGGTCTTGGCCATCAAGAATGGCCCGTTGATATTGGTGTCCGTCATCAGGCGCCATGCATCGCTGTTTGCCACCCAGAAATCCATCGGCACACCGGGATTGGCATCATGAATAAATTTATGTCCCCGGGCCGCATTGTTGATCAACACATGCAAGCCGCCAAATTTTTCCAGGGTTTCATCACGCGCCCGAATGCAGGCTGCTTCGTCTGTGACATCGGCAACAATGGCATGGACATGATCGGCCCCTGCTTCATCGCGAATGGTTTGGGCGACGGCTTCCAGCTCTGCTGCTTCGCGGGCGACCATGATGGTGACGCCCGCCCCTGCTTTGGCCAGCGCAATGGCCATGGAACGGCCCATGCCACGCCCGCCGCCAGTAACAATGGCAACCTTTCCGGAAAGATCGATATCAGACATGCATGCACCCCTTGTTAAAATAATAAACCAGCCATCATCTTACAGGCAGGGGATGCCATCAACAATGATCCCGGGCATAGATGCAGGCATAAAAAAACCCCCGACCGAAGCCGGGGGTTTTAAAAAATTAAACTGGCATAAAGCCTAGTTCTTTTTCTTCTTCTTTTTACGCTTTGGCTTCTTTGTCATCTGCCCGATTTCCTTCAAAAGGTTTTTCGGGGTGGCAAAGAGTTCGTTGACCAATTTGCTAACCTGTTTTGCTGAAATAGGATTGACGTCGAGACGGGCACGAGCGGCACCGGCCTTGAATTCAGCACTGTTCCAGGTTTTCATGATTGCCTTGCGGAAGATTTTGACGTTTGCCATCGGTGTTCCGGGAGGCATGGCATAGGGCCGGCCAAATTCTTGCTGCTTGATCATGAATTCCAGGATCTTGCGTTGGCGATCGGTTTTGACGAAGTCCCAGATCATTGGTGCGCCAAGCTTGGTCATGGCCGCATGAGGCTCCATGGTCAACTGCACGACAACATCAATGAATTCACCCTTGGCCCAAGTAGGCTTGGCTTTTTTCAGGCTGGACCATGCATAGCCGCAAAGTCCCTGAGTTTCTCCGCGCTCAATCGAAAGCACGATGCCCTTGGAACCCTTATAGCCAGAGATCACCTTGAACTTTGTGCCAAACAATTTGTTCAGCACGATGGCGTAATCGCGTGTTGACCCACCGCGGGCCGTCGCACCAACAAGAAGTTCATGTTTCAGCAAATCGGTAAAGGTGTGAACCTTTGAATCTTTGCGGGCAACACACTGGCGCGCGGTCTTGTTAACGGAACCAAGGAAATTCAACTTGGTGATGTCATATTTAGACCGTTTAGGCCGCATCAAGGGGTCAATCAGGGATGATGGGAAAAATGCACCAAACACAGTGCCGTTCCTGGGCGCTGCAGTGAAGAACCAATTGAGCGCTTTGCGGCTGCCGGCTCCGGGCCGGTTACGGGGGATGATGGTTGGTTCGCCAGGAATGTTCTTGGCAATGAAACGTGCGGTTACACGGGCATAGCTGTCATAGCCGCCGCCGGGATTGGCCCCGATGGTCAGTTCGACATCTTTGCCTTTGTAAATTGGTGCTGCATTAACCACGCCACTGTTCAGTGACAGTGCAAGTGCGGCACCGCTCAGCAGTGCAAACCTGCTGGCTTTGTTAATAGAAAAAGTCATGAAGTTCTCCCAAGTTTTTTATACTTTAAATGGATACCGTCAGTGGACGTAGCCCAAGAAACGAGGCATCCTATGATAAATTTTCCAATTGGACAACCTGCCCTTTTGGGGGCCATGGGAGGGCTTAAAATGGCAGTAGAATTCATGGATTTACTTGAAGCGCCTGAGCTTGAGGTCGGTCATTCCAAAAAAGTACTGTTCAGTTCTGATCATTATCACACCTGGGTTCATGGCGATTACCCCGGCACCAAAGGCCCCATGCACAGCCACACGGCGGATCAGACCTTTTATTGTGTTCAGGGTGAATGCACCTTTCATTTTCCAGATGATACCTCTCATGCCATTGGCCCCGGCCAATTGGCATTGATCCCAAAGGGCCATCATTATCAGCTCGATAACACGGGCGATGAATACTTGATCCTTTTGGGCGGCCGGGCAGAGACCGCAGGCAACCCGCGCTTTGGGGTAGAGGGCGAAACCGTGGGTGAAAACGACTATGCCCTCAAAAATCCAGACAAGATCAAAATCCCTGAAGGGTCAAAAGCAAAAAAGGAATAATTTCACCGTGGCAAAATCCCCGAATTTTATCCTGTTCATTTCGGACCAGCATCGTGCCGACCAATTGGCGTGTTACGGCAATGATATTGTCAAAACCCCCAACATCGATTCAATCGCGGCGCGCGGTGCCCGGTTTGATCATTTTTATGTCGCCACCCCCATCTGTATGCCCAATCGGGGCACCTTGATGACCGGGCGCATGCCGTCGCTCCATGGGTCGCGCCATAACGGCATTCCCTTGTCGTTATCTGCCACCACCTTTGTCGATATTTTGGCAGCTGCCGGTTGGGACACGGCGTTGATTGGGAAATGTCATTTACAAAGCATGTCACCCAAAAAGCCCACCCTTGGCATGCCCAATGTCGATCCCGATCTGGTGATGCCGCCGGCAGATTTACGCGAAGCCGATAAAACCATTCTGTCCCAAGGCAGCTACACCCAGGAATTGACATCGAGCTGGGCCGATCCTGATCACGAATTGGACCTGCCCTATTACGGTTTTCAACATGTCGAACTTTGCGTCGGCCATGGCGATAAAGTCGTCGGCCATTATGGCCGTTGGCTGGAGGAACGCCATCCGGGGTCCAAATCATTGCGGGGGCCCGATAATCAATTGCCGGGCAATACCTATTCCGCCCCCCAAGCCTGGCGCACGGCGATCCCCGAAGAACTTTACCCAACGTCATATGTGGCGGAACGTACCTGCGATTATCTAGACGAACACGCAAAAGACAAAGACGCCAAGCCGTTCTTTATTCAATGCTCCTTCCCCGATCCCCATCATCCATTTACACCGCCCGGTAAATATTGGGACATGTATGATCCCCAGGACATGCCATTGCCCAAAAGCTTTTATTCCAATCACGAATTGCCCAGCCATTTGGCGGCCATTCATAAATTGCGTGATGACGGCAAGGACAACCGGGATGGGCAACGCGCCATTGGTATTAATGAAACCGACGCCCGTGAAGCTATGGCGCTAAATTATGGCCAAGTGACCATGGTTGATGATTGCATCGGCCGTATTTTGACAAAGCTAACAGAGCTTGGCATGGATGAAGATACGGTTGTTATTTTCACCACCGATCACGGTGATTTCCTAGGCGACCACCAATTGCTTTTGAAAGCCGCCCTGCATTATCAGGGTTTGGTGCGGGTGCCCTTTATCATGGCCGATCCAAAAACCGAAGATGCAGGTTCGGTCCGCGAAGACCTGTCAGGCACCGTGGATATTGCCGCCACCGTCTTGGCCCGTGCCGGATTGGCACCACAAAATGGCAATCAGGGGCGCGATCTGATGAACCCTGATGCCCGCGACCCCGATACCCCGGTGATCATCGAAGAACATCAACGCTACGGCTATATGGGGCTGGGGGATGGCTTCCGGGCGCGCACCCTGATGGGCAGGCGCTGGCGCTT
This is a stretch of genomic DNA from Rhodospirillales bacterium. It encodes these proteins:
- a CDS encoding adenine nucleotide alpha hydrolase, which produces MAWSSGKDSAYALHRARLDDQVEITGLLTTVTDTYNRVSMHGVREEILDLQAKRVGLPLTKVRIPAPCPNDIYERAMADALALHRENGVTGVIFGDLFLEDLRQWRETRLLAVGMGAIFPLWTSNTPDLAREMIASGMEATIACLDPRVMPLEFAGATFDHALLAALPQGVDPCGENGEFHTVVTNGPMFSNEISTQTGETVERDGFVFTDILLA
- a CDS encoding amidohydrolase family protein, translating into MNSVLDDMSARYATDEMRKAAEKLPEFIVSADGHVDEPVDMFAELPAEIRDAIKRPKIMQDTRPKGGIDPKVRITDMELDGLAAEVLYPTFTLGLFSQEQREQEAGFRVYNDWIADFCKTAPGKLFAIPCLPTYDIDVAIAEMHRCNDMGLLGGLIWQVPHPDLPLTSPHYEKLWAAAAELGQPIHFHILTGFNYFRFKREGLDRLRGSVNTKTHDIFTTVYDMIFSGVFERHPKLKTVIVEGEIGWAPFVFQQWDYYYMRNLKEGNKDFQISRLPSEIFKDNMHLTFMDDYVGGQALNYWGDKNCMWSSDYPHSNMTWPNSRAFIARQVGDLAPDKLKNVLSQNCIDLYGLDIKR
- a CDS encoding SDR family oxidoreductase codes for the protein MSDIDLSGKVAIVTGGGRGMGRSMAIALAKAGAGVTIMVAREAAELEAVAQTIRDEAGADHVHAIVADVTDEAACIRARDETLEKFGGLHVLINNAARGHKFIHDANPGVPMDFWVANSDAWRLMTDTNINGPFLMAKTVTPHFLEQGYGRIINIGATENTMVKGRNSPYGLSKAALESETASWAWDLENSGKNVTCNSLSPGGATLTGMIYEDYGDRKLIDPDVMGPPAVWLASNDSDGFNGRRILAKGWDGSIDPKIAAEGAAIGPAFNMASGDGGTQR
- a CDS encoding cupin domain-containing protein produces the protein MAVEFMDLLEAPELEVGHSKKVLFSSDHYHTWVHGDYPGTKGPMHSHTADQTFYCVQGECTFHFPDDTSHAIGPGQLALIPKGHHYQLDNTGDEYLILLGGRAETAGNPRFGVEGETVGENDYALKNPDKIKIPEGSKAKKE
- a CDS encoding sulfatase-like hydrolase/transferase, producing the protein MPSKIQTRSKSLKGQKQKRNNFTVAKSPNFILFISDQHRADQLACYGNDIVKTPNIDSIAARGARFDHFYVATPICMPNRGTLMTGRMPSLHGSRHNGIPLSLSATTFVDILAAAGWDTALIGKCHLQSMSPKKPTLGMPNVDPDLVMPPADLREADKTILSQGSYTQELTSSWADPDHELDLPYYGFQHVELCVGHGDKVVGHYGRWLEERHPGSKSLRGPDNQLPGNTYSAPQAWRTAIPEELYPTSYVAERTCDYLDEHAKDKDAKPFFIQCSFPDPHHPFTPPGKYWDMYDPQDMPLPKSFYSNHELPSHLAAIHKLRDDGKDNRDGQRAIGINETDAREAMALNYGQVTMVDDCIGRILTKLTELGMDEDTVVIFTTDHGDFLGDHQLLLKAALHYQGLVRVPFIMADPKTEDAGSVREDLSGTVDIAATVLARAGLAPQNGNQGRDLMNPDARDPDTPVIIEEHQRYGYMGLGDGFRARTLMGRRWRFTVYDDGEIGASGLGELYDLENDPLEQINLFDDPDHQAIRAELTDQLLHQVMNMVDTSPLATHHGP